A genomic window from Flintibacter sp. KGMB00164 includes:
- a CDS encoding bifunctional enoyl-CoA hydratase/phosphate acetyltransferase encodes MEISGFQQLKQDLKHIPPKAAVVAAAHEEHTLQAVRKAQEDGLIRPVLVGDAAEIQRLTQAMGWQVPEEDVVDEKDEAGCARRAVELIRQGWGSLLIKGMIQTGTLLKEVVRHGTGIRESAVLSHVAILDVPAYHKLMFITDGGMVVAPDLEQKRAILNNALGLCRFLGYDQPKAAVLCAVETVNPKMQETVDAAALKEEGAAGAFGDCLVEGPISLDLATDREAAAIKGYHSPVAGDADIFLVPNITAGNLLGKSLYGLAGGDMAGLVLGASVPITINSRGATPAEKYDSILIAAAMAR; translated from the coding sequence ATGGAGATCTCCGGATTTCAGCAGCTCAAACAGGATCTGAAGCATATTCCGCCAAAGGCCGCCGTGGTAGCCGCGGCCCATGAGGAACATACACTCCAGGCAGTACGTAAGGCCCAGGAGGATGGACTCATCCGTCCGGTGCTGGTGGGTGACGCCGCCGAGATCCAAAGGCTGACCCAGGCCATGGGCTGGCAGGTGCCTGAGGAAGATGTGGTGGATGAGAAGGATGAGGCAGGATGCGCCCGCCGGGCGGTAGAGCTGATCCGACAGGGTTGGGGCAGCCTGCTCATCAAGGGAATGATCCAGACCGGAACCCTGCTCAAAGAAGTGGTGCGCCACGGCACCGGGATCCGGGAGAGCGCAGTGCTTTCCCACGTGGCCATTCTAGACGTGCCCGCCTACCATAAGCTGATGTTTATTACCGATGGCGGTATGGTGGTAGCTCCCGACCTGGAGCAGAAGCGTGCGATTTTGAATAACGCCCTGGGCCTGTGCCGCTTTTTGGGCTACGATCAGCCTAAGGCGGCGGTGCTGTGTGCAGTGGAGACGGTGAATCCCAAGATGCAGGAGACGGTGGATGCCGCCGCCCTGAAAGAGGAAGGTGCGGCAGGAGCCTTTGGAGACTGCCTGGTGGAGGGGCCCATCTCTTTAGACCTGGCCACCGACCGGGAGGCGGCAGCCATCAAGGGATACCACAGCCCGGTAGCCGGAGATGCGGATATTTTCCTGGTGCCCAATATCACCGCAGGCAATCTGCTGGGGAAATCTTTGTACGGCCTGGCGGGGGGCGATATGGCTGGGTTGGTGCTGGGGGCGTCGGTGCCCATCACCATCAATTCCCGGGGCGCTACTCCGGCGGAAAAATACGATTCTATCCTCATTGCGGCCGCCATGGCCCGGTGA